In Thiospirochaeta perfilievii, a single window of DNA contains:
- a CDS encoding LacI family DNA-binding transcriptional regulator: MANIRDVAKKAGVAASTVSRYINKSGYVSETSKEKIDRAISELEYVPYDLNRSIIRTKIIAMVVPDISHPFFSTLIKHIEENLVINQFSLMVFSTNKSNSFISTLNSNLVDGVIIADANIDSKEIKRIKKPIIHLDRFIQGVPTVSSDHKRGGALAGEELVKAGCKSVIQICGEKSTDIPSYLSHTEFERVIKENGIDIETIEIEWSDFNFEKFKQVARDILDKNPRTDGVFGADMIAIAFIRAAQDKGLKIPRDLKVISYDGSFTSQRNSIKVTTVVQDLVEIGKKSVETVINLINGIETVNKYDKIDVTLELGETT; encoded by the coding sequence ATGGCAAATATTCGAGATGTAGCTAAAAAGGCTGGTGTTGCAGCAAGTACTGTTTCACGATATATAAATAAAAGTGGTTATGTTTCAGAAACCTCTAAAGAGAAAATAGATAGGGCTATATCAGAGCTAGAGTATGTTCCCTACGACCTAAATAGAAGTATTATTAGAACTAAAATTATTGCCATGGTAGTTCCAGATATTTCCCACCCTTTTTTCTCAACCCTAATTAAACATATAGAAGAGAATTTAGTTATTAATCAGTTCTCATTAATGGTTTTTAGTACAAATAAGAGTAACAGCTTTATATCAACTTTAAACTCAAACTTAGTTGATGGTGTTATAATTGCCGATGCCAATATAGACTCTAAAGAGATTAAAAGAATAAAAAAACCTATAATTCATTTAGATAGGTTTATACAAGGTGTGCCTACAGTATCTTCAGACCACAAAAGAGGGGGAGCACTAGCAGGAGAAGAGCTAGTAAAAGCTGGGTGTAAAAGTGTAATACAGATATGTGGAGAGAAATCTACAGATATTCCCTCCTATTTAAGCCATACAGAGTTTGAAAGAGTTATTAAAGAGAACGGAATAGATATTGAAACAATTGAGATAGAGTGGAGTGACTTTAACTTTGAGAAGTTTAAACAAGTTGCACGGGATATATTAGACAAGAATCCAAGAACTGATGGTGTATTTGGAGCAGATATGATTGCAATCGCTTTTATTAGGGCAGCGCAGGATAAGGGTCTAAAAATACCTAGGGATTTAAAAGTAATATCCTACGATGGTAGTTTTACTAGCCAAAGAAACTCTATAAAGGTTACAACAGTGGTTCAAGACCTAGTAGAGATAGGTAAAAAAAGTGTTGAAACAGTAATTAATTTAATAAATGGTATAGAAACAGTTAATAAATATGATAAAATAGATGTAACTTTGGAACTAGGTGAGACTACCTAA
- a CDS encoding FeoB-associated Cys-rich membrane protein, with product MTNLIVFGIIVLIIGISLSKVIREKKRGNKCVGCPLSGTAKGSGCSCS from the coding sequence ATGACTAATTTAATTGTATTCGGAATAATAGTCTTAATAATTGGGATATCCCTATCTAAGGTAATTAGAGAGAAGAAGCGGGGTAACAAGTGTGTTGGTTGTCCATTAAGTGGTACAGCTAAGGGTAGTGGTTGTAGTTGTTCATAA
- the feoB gene encoding ferrous iron transport protein B — protein MKIALTGNPNSGKTTLFNSITGKIEHVGNWAGVTVAKKEAKIKKTLNRSGQDIIAVDLPGAYSMSPFTSEESITRDFVELENPDVIVNIVDATNLNRSLFFTSQLLELDIPVVIALNKSDLLKKKRTDIDIKMLEDVLGCPIVETVSTKSGRNGLSNLINKVIEVSGSKQEPPFIPVDVDLSNINSVEKSDIKRFDFIKDLVERAENRSYKSSLHNYQDGIDKVVANRWLGIPIFALIMWGVFSISQTHLGPFIADFLVGGIDSFYTFVGSILGSDVSPVLEAILLDGIIGGVGAVVGFLPLIMVLFFLLALLEDCGYMARVAVVMDRFFKRVGLSGKSIIPMVIGTGCAIPGIMATRTIKNQRQRRTTAMLTPFMPCGAKLPVIALFAGVFFDDAAWVGTSMYFLAIGIIILGALIIVRITGEKNARSFFIMELPEYRLPSFKRASISTLSRAKSFIIKAGTIILLCNATIQIMQTFNWQLQVVAEGAENTSILASIASPFAFILIPLGFGVWQLAAAAITGFIAKENVVGTLAVVYSISNFIDTDELVLISGSQDVASIMGLSSIAALSYLIFNLFTPPCFAAIGAMNSEMENSKWLWAGIGFQFGMGYAVSFLTYQVGTLILTGSFGSGFIYGLIVVLAMVSAVIYLINKGDKVSLNKNVKVA, from the coding sequence ATGAAAATTGCATTAACAGGTAATCCAAATAGTGGAAAAACAACCCTATTTAATTCTATTACTGGAAAAATTGAGCATGTAGGGAATTGGGCTGGTGTAACAGTAGCAAAAAAAGAGGCTAAGATTAAAAAAACACTTAATAGGTCTGGTCAGGATATAATTGCTGTTGATCTACCTGGAGCCTATTCTATGTCACCATTTACTTCAGAAGAGAGTATTACTAGGGATTTTGTAGAGTTAGAAAACCCAGATGTAATTGTTAATATTGTTGATGCTACAAATTTAAATAGAAGTCTTTTTTTTACATCGCAACTTTTAGAATTAGATATCCCTGTGGTTATTGCTCTAAATAAAAGTGATCTTTTAAAGAAAAAGAGAACTGATATAGATATAAAAATGTTAGAGGACGTTTTAGGTTGCCCTATTGTTGAAACAGTTTCAACAAAAAGTGGTAGAAATGGTCTAAGCAATTTAATTAATAAGGTTATAGAAGTCTCTGGCAGTAAACAGGAACCTCCTTTTATTCCTGTTGATGTTGATCTGAGTAACATTAACTCTGTAGAAAAGTCCGATATTAAACGTTTTGATTTTATTAAAGATTTAGTAGAAAGAGCTGAAAATAGAAGTTATAAAAGTAGTCTTCATAACTATCAGGATGGTATAGATAAAGTAGTTGCCAATAGATGGTTGGGTATACCTATATTCGCTTTAATAATGTGGGGTGTATTTTCAATTTCTCAAACACATCTAGGGCCGTTTATTGCTGATTTCCTTGTTGGAGGTATTGATAGTTTTTATACTTTTGTAGGATCTATTTTAGGTAGTGATGTCTCTCCTGTCTTAGAAGCAATTCTTCTAGATGGAATTATTGGAGGTGTTGGCGCTGTAGTTGGATTTTTACCACTAATAATGGTTCTTTTTTTCCTGTTAGCCCTTTTAGAAGATTGTGGCTATATGGCTAGGGTTGCAGTTGTTATGGATAGGTTTTTTAAAAGAGTTGGTCTCTCTGGAAAATCAATAATTCCTATGGTTATAGGTACAGGTTGTGCAATCCCAGGAATAATGGCAACTAGAACAATTAAAAACCAGAGACAAAGAAGAACAACAGCTATGTTAACTCCATTTATGCCTTGTGGTGCTAAGTTGCCTGTTATAGCTCTTTTTGCCGGAGTATTTTTTGATGATGCGGCATGGGTTGGTACTTCAATGTATTTTCTAGCAATTGGTATTATCATTCTTGGTGCTTTGATTATTGTAAGAATAACAGGAGAGAAGAATGCAAGATCATTCTTTATTATGGAACTTCCAGAGTATAGATTACCTAGTTTTAAACGGGCTTCTATATCAACTTTATCAAGGGCGAAGTCTTTTATCATAAAAGCTGGAACCATAATTTTGTTATGTAACGCTACTATACAAATAATGCAAACATTCAATTGGCAATTACAAGTTGTAGCAGAGGGCGCTGAGAATACAAGTATATTAGCCTCTATTGCTTCCCCTTTTGCCTTTATTTTAATCCCTCTAGGTTTTGGTGTATGGCAACTAGCAGCAGCTGCGATTACAGGTTTTATTGCAAAAGAGAATGTTGTTGGTACTCTTGCAGTTGTTTATAGTATCTCTAATTTTATAGATACAGATGAGTTAGTTTTAATTTCTGGTAGTCAGGATGTTGCTTCAATTATGGGCTTATCATCAATTGCTGCACTGTCATATTTAATCTTTAATCTTTTTACACCTCCATGTTTTGCTGCAATAGGAGCAATGAATTCTGAAATGGAGAATTCTAAGTGGTTATGGGCTGGGATAGGTTTTCAATTTGGCATGGGGTACGCAGTTTCTTTTTTAACATATCAAGTAGGTACACTAATTTTAACAGGAAGTTTTGGTAGTGGTTTTATATACGGATTAATTGTTGTATTAGCTATGGTTTCAGCTGTTATCTACCTAATAAATAAGGGAGATAAGGTAAGCTTAAATAAAAATGTAAAAGTGGCCTAG
- a CDS encoding FeoA family protein, with product MSSFVETELNNLSKADINREYIIKGVESEDVELKNFLFTLGCYPGENVTVISDFKHNFVISVKDARYSIDLDLAKAIKL from the coding sequence ATGAGTAGCTTTGTTGAAACCGAACTTAATAACCTATCAAAGGCCGATATTAATCGGGAGTATATTATTAAAGGTGTAGAATCTGAAGATGTTGAGTTAAAAAACTTCCTGTTTACGTTAGGGTGTTATCCGGGGGAAAATGTAACCGTAATATCTGATTTTAAACATAACTTTGTAATAAGTGTTAAAGATGCAAGGTACAGTATAGACCTAGATCTTGCAAAAGCGATAAAACTTTAA
- a CDS encoding metal-dependent transcriptional regulator, with amino-acid sequence MSSNESMEMYLETIYLLEKSNGHAHSVDIGKELGVTKASVTKATKHLKEDGYIIKEPYGSINLTKKGRELSKSIYKKHKIITLYLEHTLKVTTKVAEENACRLEHVLTDELFDAICRYLNSNNIKTSF; translated from the coding sequence GTGAGTAGTAATGAATCAATGGAGATGTACTTAGAAACAATTTATCTATTGGAAAAGTCTAATGGGCACGCCCACAGTGTTGATATTGGGAAGGAGTTAGGAGTTACTAAGGCTAGTGTTACAAAGGCAACAAAACATCTTAAAGAGGATGGGTATATAATTAAGGAACCCTATGGGAGCATAAACCTAACCAAGAAAGGGCGAGAATTATCTAAATCCATATATAAGAAACACAAGATAATTACACTCTATTTAGAGCACACATTAAAAGTGACTACTAAAGTGGCTGAGGAGAATGCATGTAGGTTAGAACATGTTTTAACTGATGAATTATTTGACGCTATATGCAGATATCTAAATAGTAATAATATAAAGACTAGTTTTTAG
- a CDS encoding HD-GYP domain-containing protein yields the protein MNYKWAKYIIMILFIVISTFFYIVASNKMKIVNQEVLITSKCENDLTEVLTDIESLYEYQDYLPNEIFFEKINGIYAHMAAAEIDHYNDLRKKDFEDLRLEVSRLKDETSKSKKSLISTVSKLKKERDNTLFLTVIIIVLIVFIEFISYTRFSSDITKYLKKIEVKDYDFKIRRSSLPFSSDIYSKIDYLRLNLKAIDEAISGTLKGYGIKETLSEIFTNINFKRYISFDRIGFATINKDRIIASFSFSDNKEIHFKQGFNILLEESSLSKIKSKTDLRIINDLDQYFLEKPHSMSTELLIKDGYKSSLTAPITDPNGNIAGFLFFSSRKKNNYVENDKYKVLSISDILSSIFSKNMLIDDLVSNAALGFVKLVEDKDPETGSHLERMQKYSRIIAMDMLNKGIYPNEIDINKVEDIYKYAPLHDIGKVGIPDKVLLKPGRLTPEEMDVMKRHSEIGSRVLILFEKNLRRYEHNFFSSAINISLCHHEKWDGTGYPNSLKGVLIPIEARVVSVADVFDALCSKRVYKEAFPFEKGVEIVTSLSGTSFDPKVVESFLDCLDDIRSVYNDLKEI from the coding sequence ATGAATTATAAATGGGCAAAGTATATAATTATGATTTTATTTATAGTTATCTCAACTTTTTTTTATATTGTAGCAAGTAATAAGATGAAAATAGTAAATCAGGAAGTATTGATTACTAGTAAGTGTGAGAATGATCTTACTGAGGTACTAACAGATATAGAGAGTCTATATGAGTACCAAGATTATCTTCCAAACGAAATCTTTTTTGAGAAGATAAATGGTATATATGCACATATGGCTGCTGCTGAAATAGACCATTATAATGATCTTAGGAAAAAGGATTTTGAGGACCTACGTTTAGAAGTTAGCAGGTTAAAGGATGAGACCTCTAAGAGTAAAAAATCACTTATTTCTACTGTTTCTAAATTAAAGAAAGAGAGGGATAATACTCTCTTTTTAACTGTAATAATTATAGTATTAATTGTGTTTATTGAATTTATATCCTATACCAGATTTAGTAGTGATATTACAAAGTATTTAAAAAAAATAGAAGTTAAAGATTATGACTTTAAAATAAGGCGTAGCTCCCTTCCATTCTCCTCTGATATCTATAGCAAGATTGACTACCTTCGCTTAAACCTAAAGGCGATAGATGAAGCTATTAGTGGAACATTAAAGGGCTATGGTATAAAAGAGACCCTTAGTGAAATTTTTACAAACATAAATTTTAAAAGGTATATAAGTTTTGACCGGATTGGTTTTGCTACAATTAATAAGGATAGAATAATTGCTAGTTTTAGCTTCTCTGATAATAAAGAGATACACTTTAAACAGGGCTTTAATATTCTATTAGAGGAGTCATCCCTATCAAAAATAAAGAGTAAAACAGATCTTAGGATTATAAATGATTTAGACCAATACTTTTTGGAAAAACCCCACTCTATGTCCACTGAACTTTTAATAAAGGATGGGTATAAGTCTAGCTTAACAGCCCCTATTACAGATCCAAATGGGAATATAGCTGGGTTTCTATTCTTCTCTTCAAGAAAAAAGAATAACTACGTAGAAAATGATAAATATAAGGTTCTCTCAATATCTGACATTTTAAGTTCAATATTTTCAAAAAATATGTTAATAGACGATTTAGTATCAAATGCTGCACTAGGTTTTGTTAAGTTAGTAGAGGATAAGGATCCTGAGACAGGGAGTCATTTAGAGAGAATGCAAAAATACTCAAGAATTATTGCTATGGATATGCTAAATAAGGGTATCTATCCAAATGAGATCGATATAAATAAGGTTGAAGATATATATAAATATGCTCCTCTCCATGATATTGGTAAGGTTGGTATTCCAGATAAGGTCCTATTAAAACCAGGAAGATTGACTCCAGAAGAGATGGATGTTATGAAGCGTCACTCAGAGATAGGTTCTAGAGTTTTAATACTATTTGAGAAAAATTTAAGAAGGTACGAGCATAATTTTTTTAGTTCTGCTATAAATATATCATTATGTCATCATGAAAAATGGGACGGTACAGGATATCCTAACAGTTTAAAGGGTGTATTAATTCCAATTGAAGCTAGAGTTGTTAGCGTTGCAGATGTTTTTGATGCTTTATGTAGTAAAAGAGTGTATAAAGAAGCTTTCCCGTTTGAAAAGGGTGTTGAAATTGTTACTTCACTTTCTGGAACGTCCTTTGACCCTAAGGTTGTTGAGTCGTTTTTAGACTGTTTAGATGATATAAGATCTGTATATAATGATTTAAAAGAGATTTAA